From the Kitasatospora viridis genome, one window contains:
- a CDS encoding alpha/beta fold hydrolase — MRLRGRIQLTRRRVLSAGLALLAVVGIGTVTAVADTPQPVHEQDQFLSMPAAPGSTDQVRIDTSFFTTGTSPRPAVLLAHGFGGSKADEAGDARALARSGYAVLTWSARGFGHSTGQIGLDSMDGEVQDVKHLVDWLATRPEVQLDAPGDPRVGIAGASYGGAIALMAAAADPRIDAIAPQITWWDLPQALFPQNVQGGSPADGVFKKLWAGIFFTTGSAGDPTTGGKQSQPQNGPVGCGRFTPELCAMYNRVAAAGRPDADAVALLAKSSPASYASQIKVPTLVVQGQQDSLFPLDQGDEMAKAIAANGVPVSVDWFAGGHDGGQETSARVQSRVTAWFDRYLKKQQVSTGPAFRVTRTGGVDSTGFQAVLNGADADSYPGLNGTASRSVQLTGGQQTIANPPGGSPPAISTVPGLGALTQASQLGLGLSVDFPGQSANFDSAPLDGSLQLTGAPQVSITVHADRPDAVLFAKLYDLAPDGKTTLPEQLAAPLRVTGADAPGGRTVTIRLPAVDYSFPAGHKLRLTLSSTDLAYASPAEPATYQVAVAGPVTVPTDASLTPEAMTLPNRVWVLPLIAVAVAAALLLTGRRRRAVPPPDPELAEVPLVITGLSKRYKGAQDRYAVRDLSFTVQPGQVLGLLGPNGAGKTTTLRMLMGLIRPDEGEIRVFGHPVRPGAPVLSRVGAFVEGAGFLPHLSGRANLELYWRSTGRPAADAHLDEALEIADLGEALGRAVRTYSQGMRQRLAIAQAMLGLPDLLILDEPTNGLDPPQIREMREVMIRYAAAGRTVIVSSHLLSEVEQSCTHLVVMDRGRLVTAGEVGAIVGSGELLLVGTPAEYGPRQLADAAEKVAALAGIGEVEVVGHGLLVRLAGATPAELIAELVRLDVPVERAGPHRRLEDAFLSLIGGGAG; from the coding sequence ATGAGGCTGCGCGGACGTATCCAGCTGACCCGTCGCCGGGTGCTGTCGGCCGGGCTAGCGCTGCTCGCCGTGGTCGGCATCGGCACCGTCACCGCAGTGGCCGACACCCCGCAGCCGGTGCACGAGCAGGACCAGTTCCTCAGCATGCCCGCCGCGCCCGGCAGCACCGACCAGGTCCGGATCGACACCTCCTTCTTCACCACCGGGACCAGCCCGCGCCCCGCCGTGCTGCTCGCCCACGGCTTCGGCGGCAGCAAGGCCGACGAGGCCGGCGACGCCCGGGCGCTGGCCCGCTCCGGCTACGCCGTGCTCACCTGGTCGGCGCGCGGCTTCGGCCACTCCACCGGGCAGATCGGCCTGGACTCGATGGACGGCGAGGTGCAGGACGTCAAGCACCTGGTCGACTGGCTGGCCACCCGGCCCGAGGTGCAGCTCGACGCCCCCGGCGACCCCCGGGTCGGCATCGCCGGAGCCTCCTACGGCGGCGCCATCGCGCTGATGGCGGCCGCCGCGGACCCCCGGATCGACGCGATCGCGCCCCAGATCACCTGGTGGGACCTGCCGCAGGCGCTCTTCCCGCAGAACGTGCAGGGCGGCTCGCCGGCCGACGGGGTGTTCAAGAAGCTCTGGGCCGGCATCTTCTTCACCACCGGCTCGGCCGGCGACCCGACCACCGGCGGCAAGCAGTCGCAGCCGCAGAACGGCCCGGTCGGCTGCGGCCGGTTCACCCCCGAGCTGTGCGCCATGTACAACCGGGTGGCCGCCGCCGGACGCCCCGACGCGGACGCGGTCGCGCTGCTCGCGAAGTCCAGCCCCGCCAGCTACGCGTCGCAGATCAAGGTGCCCACCCTGGTGGTCCAGGGCCAGCAGGACTCGCTCTTCCCGCTCGACCAGGGCGACGAGATGGCCAAGGCGATCGCCGCCAACGGCGTCCCGGTCTCGGTCGACTGGTTCGCCGGCGGCCACGACGGCGGCCAGGAGACCAGCGCCCGGGTGCAGTCCCGGGTCACCGCCTGGTTCGACCGCTACCTGAAGAAGCAGCAGGTCTCCACCGGCCCCGCCTTCCGGGTCACCCGGACCGGGGGAGTGGACTCCACCGGCTTCCAGGCCGTGCTGAACGGCGCCGACGCCGACAGCTACCCGGGGCTGAACGGCACCGCGAGCCGCTCCGTGCAGCTGACGGGCGGTCAGCAGACCATCGCCAACCCGCCCGGCGGCTCGCCCCCGGCGATCTCCACCGTGCCCGGCCTCGGCGCGCTCACCCAGGCCTCCCAGCTCGGGCTCGGCCTCTCGGTGGACTTCCCCGGCCAGTCCGCGAACTTCGACTCCGCGCCGCTGGACGGCTCGCTCCAGCTCACCGGCGCCCCGCAGGTGAGCATCACGGTGCACGCCGACCGGCCGGACGCGGTGCTCTTCGCCAAGCTCTACGACCTCGCGCCGGACGGCAAGACCACGCTGCCCGAGCAACTCGCCGCCCCGCTGCGGGTGACCGGGGCCGACGCGCCGGGCGGAAGGACCGTCACCATCCGGCTGCCCGCCGTCGACTACTCCTTCCCGGCCGGCCACAAGCTGCGGCTGACCCTCTCCAGCACCGACCTCGCCTACGCCTCGCCCGCCGAGCCGGCCACCTACCAGGTCGCCGTGGCCGGGCCGGTCACCGTGCCCACCGACGCCTCGCTCACCCCGGAGGCGATGACGCTGCCCAACCGGGTCTGGGTGCTGCCGCTGATCGCGGTCGCGGTGGCCGCGGCACTGCTGCTCACCGGTCGGCGCCGCCGCGCGGTGCCGCCGCCGGACCCGGAGCTGGCCGAGGTGCCGCTGGTGATCACCGGCCTGAGCAAGCGCTACAAGGGCGCCCAGGACCGGTACGCGGTGCGCGACCTCTCGTTCACCGTGCAGCCGGGCCAGGTGCTCGGGCTGCTCGGACCCAACGGCGCCGGCAAGACCACCACGCTGCGGATGCTGATGGGCCTGATCCGCCCCGACGAGGGCGAGATCCGGGTCTTCGGCCACCCGGTGCGGCCCGGCGCGCCGGTGCTCTCCCGGGTCGGCGCCTTCGTCGAGGGCGCGGGCTTCCTGCCGCACCTGAGCGGCCGGGCCAACCTGGAGCTGTACTGGCGCTCCACCGGTCGGCCCGCCGCGGACGCCCACCTGGACGAGGCACTGGAGATCGCCGACCTCGGCGAGGCCCTCGGCCGCGCCGTGCGCACCTACTCGCAGGGCATGCGGCAGCGCCTGGCGATCGCCCAGGCCATGCTCGGCCTGCCGGACCTGCTGATCCTGGACGAGCCGACCAACGGTCTGGACCCGCCGCAGATCCGCGAGATGCGCGAGGTGATGATCCGTTACGCGGCCGCCGGACGCACCGTCATCGTCTCCAGCCACCTGCTGTCCGAGGTCGAGCAGAGCTGCACCCACCTGGTCGTGATGGACCGCGGCCGGCTGGTCACGGCCGGCGAGGTCGGTGCGATCGTCGGCAGCGGCGAGCTGCTGCTGGTCGGCACCCCGGCCGAGTACGGCCCGCGGCAGCTGGCCGACGCGGCCGAGAAGGTCGCGGCGCTGGCCGGCATCGGCGAGGTGGAGGTGGTCGGCCACGGCCTGCTGGTCCGGCTGGCCGGCGCCACGCCGGCCGAGCTGATCGCCGAACTGGTCCGGCTGGACGTGCCGGTGGAGCGGGCCGGACCGCACCGCCGCCTGGAGGACGCGTTCCTCTCGCTGATCGGAGGAGGAGCCGGATGA
- a CDS encoding ABC transporter permease, protein MSLEVADRAPGYRPGHTLPLRVEVARQLRRRRTQVIFAVLFALPFVVLAAFQLGGTPQGQDRTTFIALATASGPNFAATTLFMGTGFLLVIPMALFLGDTVAAEAGWSSLRYLLAAPVPRTRLLLRKLTVGLLFSAAAIVLLPLVGLAVGTAAYGWGDLRLPTGGSLPAGQVLPRLAIAVVFVVLVEVVVGALAFYLSTVTDAPLGAVGGAVFTAIITGVLDAITALGSLREWLPAHWQYAWADALQPQLEWGGMIQGSVLSLSYALILLALAFRGFTRKDITS, encoded by the coding sequence ATGAGCCTCGAAGTCGCGGACCGGGCCCCGGGCTACCGCCCGGGCCACACCCTGCCGCTGCGGGTCGAGGTGGCCCGCCAGCTGCGCCGCCGCCGCACCCAGGTGATCTTCGCGGTGCTGTTCGCGCTGCCCTTCGTGGTGCTGGCCGCGTTCCAGCTCGGCGGCACCCCGCAGGGCCAGGACCGGACCACCTTCATCGCGCTGGCCACCGCCTCCGGCCCGAACTTCGCGGCCACCACGCTCTTCATGGGCACCGGGTTCCTGCTGGTCATCCCGATGGCGCTGTTCCTGGGCGACACGGTGGCCGCCGAGGCCGGCTGGTCCTCGCTGCGCTACCTGCTGGCCGCGCCGGTGCCGCGGACCAGGCTTCTGCTGCGCAAGCTCACCGTCGGCCTGCTCTTCTCGGCCGCGGCGATCGTGCTGCTGCCGCTGGTCGGGCTGGCCGTGGGCACCGCCGCCTACGGCTGGGGCGACCTGCGGCTGCCCACCGGCGGCAGCCTGCCGGCCGGCCAGGTGCTGCCCCGGCTGGCGATCGCGGTGGTCTTCGTGGTGCTCGTCGAGGTGGTGGTGGGCGCGCTCGCCTTCTACCTCTCCACGGTCACCGACGCGCCGCTCGGCGCCGTCGGCGGGGCCGTCTTCACCGCCATCATCACCGGGGTGCTGGACGCGATCACCGCACTCGGCTCGCTGCGCGAGTGGCTGCCCGCGCACTGGCAGTACGCCTGGGCGGACGCGCTGCAGCCGCAGTTGGAGTGGGGCGGCATGATCCAGGGCTCGGTGCTCTCGCTCAGCTACGCGCTGATCCTGCTGGCGCTCGCCTTCCGCGGCTTCACCCGCAAGGACATCACCTCCTGA
- a CDS encoding dienelactone hydrolase family protein, translating to MAQILLLHSIYGLRPAVHTAAERLRAAGHQVEVPDLYDGKVFDDIEEAAAHREEIGSDDLLRRAVSAAAPLLTGDTRLVYAGFSLGGALAQNLALADEKALGLLLLHGTSDLREDAKVEDLPVQLHLAEPDPFETDDWLNSWYLRMRAAGADVEMHRYRGAGHLYTDPELPDYDEEAAERTWAVALAFLDDLDSD from the coding sequence GTGGCCCAGATCCTCCTCCTGCACTCCATCTACGGCCTGCGCCCCGCCGTGCACACCGCCGCCGAGCGGCTGCGCGCGGCCGGCCACCAGGTCGAGGTGCCCGACCTCTACGACGGCAAGGTCTTCGACGACATCGAGGAGGCCGCGGCGCACCGCGAGGAGATCGGCAGCGACGACCTGCTCCGACGGGCCGTCAGCGCGGCCGCCCCGCTGCTCACCGGGGACACCCGGCTGGTCTACGCCGGCTTCTCGCTCGGCGGCGCGCTGGCCCAGAACCTGGCGCTGGCCGACGAGAAGGCGCTCGGCCTGCTGCTCCTGCACGGCACCTCGGACCTGCGCGAGGACGCCAAGGTCGAGGACCTCCCGGTGCAGCTGCACCTGGCCGAGCCGGACCCGTTCGAGACCGACGACTGGCTGAACTCCTGGTACCTGCGGATGCGGGCGGCCGGCGCGGACGTCGAGATGCACCGCTACCGGGGTGCCGGGCACCTCTACACCGACCCCGAGCTGCCCGACTACGACGAAGAGGCCGCCGAGCGGACCTGGGCCGTGGCCCTGGCCTTCCTCGACGACCTCGACTCCGACTGA
- the dnaE gene encoding DNA polymerase III subunit alpha, producing the protein MADSFVHLHVHTEYSMLDGAAKNGKLVAEAERQGMPAIAMSDHGNMFGAYEFFQKAKDSAVKPIIGIEAYVAPESRFHKKQVFWSPGGQRPASSDGEGGKDVSGGGRYTHMTMWAENATGLRNLFKLSSLASMEGYYMKPRMDRELIAANAAGIIATTGCPSGEVQTRLRLGQYEEAVKAAGAYQDIFGKENYFLELMDHDLSIEKDVRDDLLRLAKQLNIPLLATNDSHYVTADQADAHDSLLCVGVGKNKDDPNRFKFQGTGYYVKTAEEMRALFSELPEACDNTLAIGERIGSYKEVFDYVDRMPQFDVPEGETQASYLRKKIAAGLQHRYGDNPSQEVLDRIELEMGVITPMGFDAYFLVVADICQYGRDNGIPVGPGRGSAAGSMVSYLTGITQLDPLEHDLLFERFLNPERINPPDVDIDFDDRQRDQMVRYVTDKYGEAYTAQVNTFGTIKAKAAVKDANRILGYPFSMGDRITKAMPPDVMGKGVPLADLFNESHPRYNEGTEIRTMYANEPDVKKIIDTGMGIEGLIRGTGVHAAAVILSSTPLLELIPLHKRDKDGVIITGFDYPSCEAMGLIKMDFLGLRNLGIIDHCLKIIKSNRGDDVDIDKVPIDDPTTYQMLARGDTLGVFQLDGGPMRALLRLMKPTEFADISAVSALYRPGPMGMNSHTNYALRKNAQQEILPIHPELEEPLKEVLGPTYGLIVYQEQVQRAAQVLAGYSLGQADLLRRAMGKKKKEVLEKEFVPFHAGCKERGYSDEAIQAVWDVLVPFAGYAFNKSHSAAYGLVSYQTAYLKANYPAEYMAALLTSVADDKDKMAVYLAECRAMGIKILSPDVNESVVDFTAVGTDVRFGLKAVRNVGVPVIESLIKTRKEKGKYASFADFLDKVELVACNKRTVDSLIKAGAFDSLGHTRQSLVAVHENAIDAVTGVKKQQAIGQDDLFGALDTGADSPTIGLDFELTDREWPRKQLLSLEREMLGLYVSSHPLDGAEHILARNRDISIAELMGSGRTEGEVRLSGLITNVDRRINKAGNAWAIITLADRDGSVEVLFFPATYNLMADQMVEDNVVTARGRLNERDGALSIFGQELTTLDISAAEFGGKPPVQITVPYPKVTAHMVRELKATLKAHPGDVPVRLLTTSRQKDVLYELGFLVNPDTAFASEVKTLLGPSAWSA; encoded by the coding sequence GTGGCCGACAGCTTCGTTCACCTGCATGTCCACACCGAGTACTCGATGCTCGACGGGGCGGCCAAGAACGGCAAGCTGGTGGCGGAGGCGGAGCGGCAGGGCATGCCCGCGATCGCGATGAGCGACCACGGCAACATGTTCGGCGCGTACGAGTTCTTCCAGAAGGCGAAGGACAGCGCGGTCAAGCCGATCATCGGCATCGAGGCCTACGTCGCGCCCGAGTCCCGGTTCCACAAGAAGCAGGTCTTCTGGTCGCCGGGCGGCCAGCGCCCGGCCAGCTCCGACGGCGAGGGCGGCAAGGACGTCTCCGGCGGTGGCCGCTACACCCACATGACCATGTGGGCCGAGAACGCCACCGGCCTGCGCAACCTCTTCAAGCTCTCCTCCCTGGCGTCCATGGAGGGCTACTACATGAAGCCCCGGATGGACCGGGAGCTGATCGCCGCGAACGCCGCCGGGATCATCGCGACCACCGGCTGCCCGTCCGGCGAGGTGCAGACCCGGCTGCGGCTCGGGCAGTACGAGGAGGCGGTCAAGGCCGCCGGCGCCTACCAGGACATCTTCGGCAAGGAGAACTACTTCCTGGAGCTGATGGACCACGACCTGTCCATCGAGAAGGACGTCCGGGACGACCTGCTGCGCCTGGCCAAGCAGCTGAACATCCCGCTGCTGGCCACCAACGACTCGCACTACGTGACCGCCGACCAGGCGGACGCCCACGACAGCCTGCTCTGCGTCGGCGTGGGCAAGAACAAGGACGACCCGAACCGGTTCAAGTTCCAGGGCACCGGCTACTACGTGAAGACCGCCGAGGAGATGCGCGCGCTCTTCAGCGAGCTCCCCGAGGCCTGCGACAACACCCTGGCCATCGGCGAGCGGATCGGCTCCTACAAGGAGGTCTTCGACTACGTCGACCGGATGCCGCAGTTCGACGTGCCCGAGGGCGAGACCCAGGCCTCCTACCTGCGCAAGAAGATCGCGGCCGGCCTCCAGCACCGCTACGGCGACAACCCGAGCCAGGAGGTGCTGGACCGGATCGAGCTGGAGATGGGCGTCATCACCCCGATGGGGTTCGACGCCTACTTCCTCGTGGTCGCGGACATCTGCCAGTACGGGCGGGACAACGGCATCCCGGTCGGCCCGGGCCGTGGCTCGGCGGCCGGCTCGATGGTCTCCTACCTCACCGGCATCACCCAGCTCGACCCGCTGGAGCACGACCTGCTGTTCGAGCGGTTCCTGAACCCCGAGCGCATCAACCCCCCGGACGTCGACATCGACTTCGACGACCGCCAGCGCGACCAGATGGTGCGCTACGTCACCGACAAGTACGGCGAGGCGTACACCGCCCAGGTGAACACCTTCGGCACCATCAAGGCCAAGGCGGCCGTGAAGGACGCCAACCGGATCCTCGGCTACCCGTTCTCGATGGGCGACCGGATCACCAAGGCGATGCCGCCGGACGTGATGGGCAAGGGCGTGCCGCTCGCGGACCTGTTCAACGAGTCCCACCCTCGCTACAACGAGGGCACCGAGATCCGCACGATGTACGCCAACGAGCCGGACGTCAAGAAGATCATCGACACCGGCATGGGCATCGAGGGCCTGATCCGCGGCACCGGCGTGCACGCCGCGGCGGTCATCCTCTCCTCGACCCCGCTGCTCGAACTGATCCCGCTGCACAAGCGGGACAAGGACGGCGTGATCATCACCGGCTTCGACTACCCGTCGTGCGAAGCCATGGGCCTGATCAAGATGGACTTCCTGGGTCTGCGGAACCTGGGCATCATCGATCACTGCCTCAAGATCATCAAGTCCAACCGGGGCGACGACGTCGACATCGACAAGGTCCCGATCGACGACCCGACGACCTATCAGATGCTGGCCCGCGGCGACACGCTGGGCGTGTTCCAGCTCGACGGCGGCCCCATGCGCGCCCTGCTGCGGCTGATGAAGCCCACCGAGTTCGCCGACATCTCCGCCGTCTCGGCGCTGTACCGCCCGGGTCCGATGGGCATGAACTCGCACACCAACTACGCGCTGCGCAAGAACGCCCAGCAGGAGATCCTGCCGATCCACCCGGAGCTTGAGGAACCGCTCAAGGAGGTCCTCGGCCCCACCTACGGCCTGATCGTCTACCAGGAGCAGGTGCAGCGCGCCGCGCAGGTGCTGGCCGGCTACAGCCTCGGCCAAGCCGACCTGCTCCGCCGCGCGATGGGCAAGAAGAAGAAGGAGGTCCTGGAGAAGGAGTTCGTCCCCTTCCACGCGGGCTGCAAGGAGCGCGGCTACTCCGACGAGGCGATCCAGGCGGTCTGGGACGTCCTGGTGCCGTTCGCCGGCTACGCGTTCAACAAATCGCACTCCGCCGCCTACGGCCTGGTCTCCTACCAGACCGCCTACCTCAAGGCGAACTACCCCGCCGAGTACATGGCGGCGCTGCTCACCTCGGTGGCGGACGACAAGGACAAGATGGCCGTCTACCTGGCCGAGTGCCGGGCCATGGGCATCAAGATCCTCTCCCCGGACGTCAACGAGTCGGTGGTCGACTTCACCGCCGTCGGCACCGACGTGCGGTTCGGCCTGAAGGCCGTGCGCAACGTCGGCGTCCCGGTGATCGAGTCGCTGATCAAGACCCGCAAGGAGAAGGGCAAGTACGCCTCCTTCGCGGACTTCCTGGACAAGGTCGAGCTGGTCGCCTGCAACAAGCGCACCGTCGACTCGCTGATCAAGGCCGGTGCCTTCGACTCGCTCGGCCACACCCGCCAGTCGCTGGTCGCGGTGCACGAGAACGCGATCGACGCGGTCACCGGGGTGAAGAAGCAGCAGGCGATCGGCCAGGACGACCTGTTCGGCGCCCTGGACACCGGCGCCGACAGCCCGACCATCGGCCTGGACTTCGAGCTCACCGACCGGGAGTGGCCGCGCAAGCAGCTGCTCAGCCTGGAGCGCGAGATGCTCGGCCTGTACGTCTCCAGCCACCCGCTGGACGGCGCCGAGCACATCCTGGCCCGCAACCGGGACATCTCGATCGCCGAACTGATGGGCTCCGGGCGGACCGAGGGCGAGGTGCGGCTCTCCGGCCTGATCACCAACGTGGACCGGCGGATCAACAAGGCGGGCAACGCCTGGGCGATCATCACGCTGGCCGACCGCGACGGCTCGGTCGAGGTGCTCTTCTTCCCGGCCACCTACAACCTGATGGCCGATCAGATGGTCGAGGACAACGTGGTCACGGCCCGCGGCCGGCTCAACGAGCGGGACGGCGCGCTCTCCATCTTCGGCCAGGAGCTGACCACCCTGGACATCTCCGCCGCCGAGTTCGGCGGCAAGCCGCCGGTGCAGATCACCGTGCCCTACCCGAAGGTCACCGCGCACATGGTGCGCGAGCTCAAGGCCACCCTGAAGGCGCACCCGGGCGACGTGCCGGTGCGGCTGCTGACCACCAGTCGGCAGAAGGACGTGCTCTACGAGCTCGGCTTCCTGGTCAACCCCGACACGGCCTTCGCCAGCGAGGTCAAGACCCTGCTCGGCCCGTCCGCCTGGAGCGCCTGA
- a CDS encoding TetR/AcrR family transcriptional regulator yields the protein MSKARTPGSRSRILTTAADLFLSRGYADTSLSQIAEGVGLSKASVLYHFSSKDQILMELAEPLLAACEQVLETADATAPDSARWVVVEGLLDASFDHLRILTVAGAAGAVRDPVYQRMIAINQRAVVHIAGSGAGLREQIRASAVLTLLARPVVFHQHEPRDAVRREVLDAAHLLLDRES from the coding sequence GTGAGCAAAGCGCGTACACCCGGCAGCCGGTCGCGGATCCTGACGACGGCTGCGGACCTGTTCCTGAGCCGGGGCTACGCGGACACCTCGCTGAGCCAGATCGCCGAAGGGGTCGGCCTGAGCAAGGCCTCGGTCCTCTACCACTTCAGCTCCAAGGACCAGATCCTGATGGAGCTCGCGGAGCCGCTGCTGGCCGCCTGCGAACAGGTGCTGGAGACGGCGGACGCGACGGCCCCGGACAGTGCCCGCTGGGTCGTGGTCGAGGGCCTGCTGGACGCCTCCTTCGACCACCTGCGGATCCTGACGGTCGCCGGCGCGGCCGGCGCCGTCCGCGACCCGGTCTACCAGCGCATGATCGCCATCAACCAGCGCGCCGTGGTGCACATCGCCGGCAGCGGTGCGGGCCTGCGCGAGCAGATCCGCGCCTCCGCGGTCCTGACCCTGCTGGCCCGTCCCGTCGTCTTCCACCAGCACGAGCCGCGCGACGCCGTCCGGCGCGAAGTCCTCGACGCGGCGCACCTGCTGCTCGACCGGGAGTCCTGA
- a CDS encoding DUF1772 domain-containing protein produces the protein MYEALVFLAILSAAMLVGLMTTLLTVMRVIWRQQSDEDAARAFQDFLAKAGTNRVLSTLTVIPIVSSIVIAFTGAPNHAAYVCALVGGGVFLAFFFLWTAAFNLPVYKAVAQWGGEGAPADVRVMISRFHRSNSVRLCGAFATSLLFFLAA, from the coding sequence GTGTACGAGGCACTGGTTTTCCTGGCGATCCTCTCGGCGGCGATGCTGGTCGGGCTGATGACCACCCTGCTGACCGTGATGCGGGTCATCTGGCGACAGCAGTCCGACGAGGACGCCGCGCGCGCCTTCCAGGACTTCCTGGCGAAGGCGGGCACCAACCGGGTGCTCTCCACGCTGACGGTCATTCCGATCGTCAGCTCGATCGTGATCGCCTTCACCGGCGCCCCGAACCACGCCGCGTACGTGTGCGCGCTGGTCGGCGGCGGCGTCTTCCTGGCCTTCTTCTTCCTGTGGACCGCAGCGTTCAACCTGCCGGTCTACAAGGCCGTGGCGCAGTGGGGCGGGGAGGGTGCCCCGGCGGACGTGCGGGTCATGATCAGCCGGTTCCACCGGTCGAACTCGGTCCGCCTGTGCGGCGCGTTCGCGACCAGCCTGCTGTTCTTCCTGGCGGCCTGA